A portion of the Salminus brasiliensis chromosome 11, fSalBra1.hap2, whole genome shotgun sequence genome contains these proteins:
- the LOC140565285 gene encoding sushi domain-containing protein 6 isoform X2, producing MSAWRLPLWQCLQSALSYGFFILTALPDITTALSGQNCSHPLIQEHGGFYCKPSPCRGFPQKSHIYYFCEPGYVLPGRVHRSRCHNGNWFPSVPTCTLNPGHAKYEDRVTNSIPSVATTAVGVSIFLLTTTACMVVKSRLYPCQSQRRSSDQLDLVVDGLPVSLPTYEEAVYGSWGQRLPPLRGPTQLLLASAEHSPLSSLIQPEPSHRADASNRSSEVLPPPYEEVPLRAADGENEGEARASHIALSIEKDN from the exons ATGTCTGCCTGGAGACTACCACTGTGGCAATGTTTGCAATCTGCCCTGAGCTATGGGTTCTTCATCCTGACTGCGCTGCCAGACATCACCACAG CACTTTCAGGTCAGAACTGCTCTCACCCGTTGATCCAGGAGCATGGCGGCTTCTACTGCAAGCCCAGTCCATGTAGGGGCTTCCCTCAAAAGAGCCACATCTACTACTTCTGTGAGCCAGGCTACGTCCTGCCAGGCAGAGTCCACCGCTCCAGGTGCCACAATGGGAATTGGTTTCCAAGTGTGCCCACCTGTACACTAAACCCAG GGCATGCGAAATATGAAGACAGGGTGACCAATTCTATCCCAAGTGTGGCTACGACTGCTGTTGGAGTGTCCATCTTCCTTCTCACCACCACGGCCTGCATGGTTGTCAAGTCTCGTCTGTATCCCTGCCAGTCCCAGAG GCGATCCTCCGATCAGCTGGACTTGGTGGTGGACGGCCTGCCTGTGTCCCTTCCCACCTATGAAGAGGCAGTGTATGGCAGTTGGGGGCAGCGCCTCCCACCATTACGTGGACCCACTCAGCTCCTTCTGGCCTCGGCTGAACACAGTCCCTTATCTTCCCTAATCCAGCCAGAGCCCAGCCACCGTGCGGATGCCTCGAATCGGAGCTCAGAGGTGCTGCCGCCACCTTATGAAGAGGTGCCGCTGCGGGCTGCGGATGGAGAGAACGAGGGAGAAGCGAGGGCCTCGCACATTGCACTTTCTATTGAAAAGGACAACTAA
- the LOC140565285 gene encoding sushi domain-containing protein 6 isoform X1 gives MSAWRLPLWQCLQSALSYGFFILTALPDITTALSGQNCSHPLIQEHGGFYCKPSPCRGFPQKSHIYYFCEPGYVLPGRVHRSRCHNGNWFPSVPTCTLNPGHAKYEDRVTNSIPSVATTAVGVSIFLLTTTACMVVKSRLYPCQSQSRRSSDQLDLVVDGLPVSLPTYEEAVYGSWGQRLPPLRGPTQLLLASAEHSPLSSLIQPEPSHRADASNRSSEVLPPPYEEVPLRAADGENEGEARASHIALSIEKDN, from the exons ATGTCTGCCTGGAGACTACCACTGTGGCAATGTTTGCAATCTGCCCTGAGCTATGGGTTCTTCATCCTGACTGCGCTGCCAGACATCACCACAG CACTTTCAGGTCAGAACTGCTCTCACCCGTTGATCCAGGAGCATGGCGGCTTCTACTGCAAGCCCAGTCCATGTAGGGGCTTCCCTCAAAAGAGCCACATCTACTACTTCTGTGAGCCAGGCTACGTCCTGCCAGGCAGAGTCCACCGCTCCAGGTGCCACAATGGGAATTGGTTTCCAAGTGTGCCCACCTGTACACTAAACCCAG GGCATGCGAAATATGAAGACAGGGTGACCAATTCTATCCCAAGTGTGGCTACGACTGCTGTTGGAGTGTCCATCTTCCTTCTCACCACCACGGCCTGCATGGTTGTCAAGTCTCGTCTGTATCCCTGCCAGTCCCAGAG CAGGCGATCCTCCGATCAGCTGGACTTGGTGGTGGACGGCCTGCCTGTGTCCCTTCCCACCTATGAAGAGGCAGTGTATGGCAGTTGGGGGCAGCGCCTCCCACCATTACGTGGACCCACTCAGCTCCTTCTGGCCTCGGCTGAACACAGTCCCTTATCTTCCCTAATCCAGCCAGAGCCCAGCCACCGTGCGGATGCCTCGAATCGGAGCTCAGAGGTGCTGCCGCCACCTTATGAAGAGGTGCCGCTGCGGGCTGCGGATGGAGAGAACGAGGGAGAAGCGAGGGCCTCGCACATTGCACTTTCTATTGAAAAGGACAACTAA